The region ACTTTTATCTTAATTTACTCGCATAAAAAAGCCGAATCATAAGATCCGGCTTCATCTATGTAGATCCGTATTATTTTGGATTTACATCTTTCATTTCAATCTTTTTCGCTTCTGGCGTCACTTCACGTGCTTCGCCATCAATAATGGTTGAATCACCACGGCCACCGTGCTGGTTTTGCATTTCCTGCATCTGACGCATCATTTCTGCGAATGGGTTCTGACCTTGAGCGCCGCCCATATCGCCCATCATGCCACCCATCATTTTTTCCATCATGGCTTGCTGACGTTTCATCATGACTTTCATCATCGCCGCTTTAAATGCCTGTTGTACAGCTGGGATCAGCATCAACACCGCCAACACGTCAGTAATCAGACCTGGAATCAGCAGGAAGAAACCAGCCAGAATTTTTGGCAGGTTATTGGTCATGGCCGGATCAGCACTCATCTGGCCCATCTGCATTTGTTGCATCTGCGGCATGAGTCCAATGGAATATTTGCGAATCAGGTTCATACCGATAAAGAATGCGGCCACAAACCAGAAAAATACGTACCACATGCTCCCGACGAGGTCGCCCACGCCAATCCACACAAATACTTCCAGGATTACGCCAGCAAGGATAATAAGAAATAATTTCATGAAAATTAATCTAATCTCTATTCAATAATTAAGGATGTAATCAACTGCTTCATCAGGATCAAGCTTTTTTGATACGCTTATGTAACAATATGGGCATTATATTATTTTTAAAGTGCAGGCATGTCATTAATTATTGGGATTGACCCAGGTTCACGTCTTACGGGGTATGGCATTATTCAAAAAGAAGGTTCTAAACTGTCTTTTGTGGATGCAGGTACCATCAGGACGGAAACTGCGGAAATGCCTGAGCGATTAAAGCGAATTTTTGCCGGGGTTGAACGTATTGTTAAATTCTATGGTCCGACAGAAGCGGCCGTAGAACAGGTATTTATGGCACAAAACCCGGACTCGGCCCTGAAACTTGGTCAGGCCCGTGGTGCCGCCATTGCAGCATTGGTCAATCTGGATCTGCAAGTCGCTGAATATACGGCACGTCAGATCAAGCAGTCTGTCGTTGGCTACGGCGCAGCAGAAAAAGAACAGGTACAGATGATGGTCATGAAAATTCTGAACCTGAATATTAAACCGCAACAGGATGCAGCGGATGCCTTGGCTGCGGCGATTTGCCATGCCCATGCTTCTGGCAGCATGAGCAAGATGGCTGTGTTGAATGCGCTTGGGGGAATGGCACGTGGACGTAGCCGTGTCAGCAGACGTCGTTAATCATTAAATGAACGTTTGATCTGAAAATCTTCAAACTGATATTCAGCAGGATTTAATTCAAGTTGCTGAATGTCAGTGACATCCGCATGAATTGGTCCTTTCTGGCTACGCGAAATGATCTCCTGAATTTTCCTTGCATATCCAACGATTATAGCTTCTACCTGTGCAGTTGGCAGATTCTGTACATAGCCTTTCAATCCCAGCTCTACGGCCTGAACTGCAAACCAGTTTCGATAGCCTACTTTCTGCACTTTTCCAGAAATAATCAGTTTCACTGCCTGCATCATGACTTCCCTAAAGATTGACCACTTTATAAATGGCCTGTTTCATGTCCTGTGCCTGTAAACCACGCTGACCATGTTTTGCCAATACATCTCCAGCCAATGCATGTAAAGTCACGATTTCATGCAGATGAATATCAGCATGGAACTGGGCTTTCAGACTGGCAATCATACCCGCCAGCACATCCCCCATTCCCCCAGTCCCCATACCCGGATTGCCAGCAGTACAGATATACAGCTGATCTTCCAGAATTAAACTGCCCGAGCCTTTTAAGACCCACTGTCCTTGAAACTTCTGCTGTAAGGCATGAATGGCTGCTATTCGGTCAGCTTCGATTTCTTGAGTTTTAGATTTCAATAAAGTTGCAGCTTCGCCCGGATGTGGGGTGCAATACGTTCGTGCATTCAATTTTTCAGCTTGCTTTGATAAAAACCAGAGGGCATCTGCATCCAGGACAATTTCCAGTTCTGATTGCTGAAGTGCAGAAAACCAGAATTGATACTGCTGTTCAGCCCAGAGATCACGTCCCAGGCCCATGCCAAAACAAACTGCATCTACCTGCTGCAACAGCTGATCACGTTGCTTTTCATCCAGTGCATTTATATCTTTGAGCATGATATTCGGTGCTCGGGACAAAATCGCCATATGATGTTTGGCATCACAAATGACAGTCACTTTACCCGCTCCTGCTGCAAATGCAGCTTCGGCCGACATGATTACTGCACCGCCCATATCAGCATGACCGCCAATCACCAGTACATGCCCATAACTGCCCTTATGCCCAAAGGCCTGACGCTTTGGTAAATGGATTCGGGTATCAGATAATTGCGCAACCGGGTTCAATTCAACATCGGCTGGAATGGCAGATATACATTTCACCTGCCCAGCGTAGGTTTGACCCTGGCCGGTAAAGAGGCCGGCCTTAAATCCGAGTGCCGTATAGGTATAGTCAGCCTGAATAGCGACTGGCAAAGGTTGTCCGGTATTGGCATGCAGACCGCTTGGAATATCTACCGCAATTTTCAGTCCTTGTTGCGCATTGATACTTTGAATAATCTGTTGCCATGCGTTATTTAGATCACGGTTGAGGCCTATCCCAAATAACGCATCAATATAGGCATCATATTCAGTCTGAAAATCAAAATGCGGATAGACTTTTATGCCTGCATCAATTGCTTCCTGACTGGCCAAAGCCAGATCCAGTGAACCACCCTTTTCCGCCGCATAAACCTCGACCTGAAAACCCGCCTGTTTCAGATATTTTCCAACCAGATACCCATCTCCAGCATTATTGCCCTGACCACAACAGACCGCGACCTTTTGCACATTCTTTTGAGCAAATACAGGAATCAGGTGCTGTGTAACTCCCCAAGCAACTTGCTGCATCAGACCATAGGAACTATTGTGCCGGGCAAACCAGCGCTGCTCCCAGGCTTGAATACTTTGGCTATGATAAACGGGGCTATGGTAAACTTGTTGCTGCATTTTTTCTTCCCTGTTCCCGGTTTATGATTACACCCAATTCTCCCGCGCAAATTCAGGTTTTTCAAGAAGATCCTGAAGCCCTCAAAGCATGGATCAAAGCACAAGCGCTGGAATTGGGTTTTTCTGATTGTGTCATTGCCCGGCCGGATGCTCAAGCAGAATTGCCCCGTCTGCAAGAATATCTGGATCGTGGTTATCATGGCGATATGAAATTTCTGGAAGAAAATCTGGAAAAACGCGCTGATCCAACGCTATTAATTCCAGATACTCGCTCTGTGATCTGTGTGCGTATGGATTATCTGGTCGAGACACCGGAACCAAGATTAGTGCCTGATGCACCTAATTCTGCGATTATTGCCCGTTATGCCCGTGGTCGTGATTATCACAAAACCATGCGTGGCCGTCTTAAAATGTTGTCGGCTAAAATCAAAGAAAAAGTCGGAGAATTTGAATCACGTCCTTTTGCTGATTCAGCACCGGTATTTGAAAAATCTTTGGCTGAAAATGCCGGTATGGGCTGGACTGGTAAACACACTCTACTAATCCATAAAAAATCTGGTTCCTTCTTTGTACTCGGTGAACTGTTTACTTCACTGGAACTGCCATTTGACGAATCGACGACCAAACACTGTGGTTCCTGCACTGCCTGTATTGATATCTGCCCGACACAGGCGATTGTTGAGCCGTATATGCTAGATGCACGACGCTGTATTGCCTATCTGACCATCGAGTATAAAGGCATAATTCCAGAGGAACTTCGTCGCGGTATTGGTAACCGGGTCTTTGGTTGTGATGACTGTCAGTTGATTTGTCCATGGAACAGCTTTGCCAAGACCACCACCATTGCAGACTTTCATCCACGACATGGACTCGATCAGGCTAGCCTGCTGGATTTATGGCAATGGGATGAAACCACATTTTTAGCCTCGACCGAAGGCAGTCCACTACGGCGTACCGGTTATCAAAGCTTTATGCGTAATATTGCGATTGGTTTAGGTAATGCCCCGTTTAATCTGGCGATTGTTCAAGCCTTGCAAGACTCTCGCGCTCAGCATGATGAAATTGTACAGGTGCATATTGATTGGGCGATTCAGGAACAACTTTCCAAATCCAGATAATTTTCTCTCTTTACCTGGTGTCACAGATTCTCTTAAAAGCCTTACACACCTTATTTTCAGATTGTGGCATAAATTTAAATAGTCTCAGAAATGAAATGGAGGGACGTTAATGTCATCAAAAAATCCAAATCAAGAGCTATTGGAACAGTTGCAGCAGGAGCATCAGAAAGAGCAAATGCAGCAACAGCAACAGCCGCAACATGGGCCGATTAATTCCCCAAAAAATAATCAGCATGAACAGGATCAACGCGTGTTTAACAAACAGCACCGCAAAGATCTACATGGCCAAGACACTCATGGTAACCACAGTAAATGATCAATGAACTAAAATAATAAAGCCCACAAATAGTGGGCTTTATTATTGGAGAATTATATAAAAATTATTTTTGAGATAAGAAAATAACGATCTCAATCGCTTCTTAAATCAAATCTCTAGTGGCTTCAACTTAAATTAATTAAAGCTCTTAATAGGTCTCTTATTGCTGGCTTCCTGTTGCAGCAAAATTATGTGCCGTAATCAGGATGCCATATTTCGCATTGAGATAATCCCCTACCCGAATGACATCACTGCCATTAGCATGTTCTACCGTAAGTGTCTGAGTAATGGCATCATAATGCAGTGACTCGAAACTTTCCTGATGCAGGCTAAGCCAATGCAAGGTATCTGCCAGATTTTCATCAACAATATAGGTTTCAACCTGAAAGTCTTTGCTCATTATGCACTCATTGACGCTTTAATAAGGTCATATTT is a window of Acinetobacter sp. ASP199 DNA encoding:
- a CDS encoding acylphosphatase, with the protein product MMQAVKLIISGKVQKVGYRNWFAVQAVELGLKGYVQNLPTAQVEAIIVGYARKIQEIISRSQKGPIHADVTDIQQLELNPAEYQFEDFQIKRSFND
- a CDS encoding NAD(P)H-hydrate dehydratase; protein product: MQQQVYHSPVYHSQSIQAWEQRWFARHNSSYGLMQQVAWGVTQHLIPVFAQKNVQKVAVCCGQGNNAGDGYLVGKYLKQAGFQVEVYAAEKGGSLDLALASQEAIDAGIKVYPHFDFQTEYDAYIDALFGIGLNRDLNNAWQQIIQSINAQQGLKIAVDIPSGLHANTGQPLPVAIQADYTYTALGFKAGLFTGQGQTYAGQVKCISAIPADVELNPVAQLSDTRIHLPKRQAFGHKGSYGHVLVIGGHADMGGAVIMSAEAAFAAGAGKVTVICDAKHHMAILSRAPNIMLKDINALDEKQRDQLLQQVDAVCFGMGLGRDLWAEQQYQFWFSALQQSELEIVLDADALWFLSKQAEKLNARTYCTPHPGEAATLLKSKTQEIEADRIAAIHALQQKFQGQWVLKGSGSLILEDQLYICTAGNPGMGTGGMGDVLAGMIASLKAQFHADIHLHEIVTLHALAGDVLAKHGQRGLQAQDMKQAIYKVVNL
- a CDS encoding FxsA family protein — its product is MKLFLIILAGVILEVFVWIGVGDLVGSMWYVFFWFVAAFFIGMNLIRKYSIGLMPQMQQMQMGQMSADPAMTNNLPKILAGFFLLIPGLITDVLAVLMLIPAVQQAFKAAMMKVMMKRQQAMMEKMMGGMMGDMGGAQGQNPFAEMMRQMQEMQNQHGGRGDSTIIDGEAREVTPEAKKIEMKDVNPK
- the queG gene encoding tRNA epoxyqueuosine(34) reductase QueG is translated as MITPNSPAQIQVFQEDPEALKAWIKAQALELGFSDCVIARPDAQAELPRLQEYLDRGYHGDMKFLEENLEKRADPTLLIPDTRSVICVRMDYLVETPEPRLVPDAPNSAIIARYARGRDYHKTMRGRLKMLSAKIKEKVGEFESRPFADSAPVFEKSLAENAGMGWTGKHTLLIHKKSGSFFVLGELFTSLELPFDESTTKHCGSCTACIDICPTQAIVEPYMLDARRCIAYLTIEYKGIIPEELRRGIGNRVFGCDDCQLICPWNSFAKTTTIADFHPRHGLDQASLLDLWQWDETTFLASTEGSPLRRTGYQSFMRNIAIGLGNAPFNLAIVQALQDSRAQHDEIVQVHIDWAIQEQLSKSR
- the ruvC gene encoding crossover junction endodeoxyribonuclease RuvC, which codes for MSLIIGIDPGSRLTGYGIIQKEGSKLSFVDAGTIRTETAEMPERLKRIFAGVERIVKFYGPTEAAVEQVFMAQNPDSALKLGQARGAAIAALVNLDLQVAEYTARQIKQSVVGYGAAEKEQVQMMVMKILNLNIKPQQDAADALAAAICHAHASGSMSKMAVLNALGGMARGRSRVSRRR